A single window of Enterobacteriaceae bacterium ESL0689 DNA harbors:
- the nsrR gene encoding nitric oxide-sensing transcriptional repressor NsrR yields MQLTSFTDYGLRALIYMATLPDGKMTSISEVTAVYGVSRHHMVKIINQLSHAGYVITVRGKNGGIRLAKPASMIRLGDVVRKLEPLSLVNCSSDFCHITPACRLKTVLAAAVQNFLSELDNCTLADLVEENQPLYKLLLME; encoded by the coding sequence GTGCAGTTAACGAGTTTTACCGATTACGGATTGCGTGCATTGATCTATATGGCCACCTTACCCGATGGAAAAATGACCAGTATTTCTGAAGTGACGGCAGTTTACGGCGTTTCTCGTCATCATATGGTAAAAATAATTAATCAGTTAAGCCATGCCGGTTACGTGATAACGGTAAGAGGAAAAAATGGCGGCATCCGTCTGGCGAAACCCGCCAGCATGATTCGCCTCGGCGATGTCGTGCGCAAGCTGGAACCGCTATCATTAGTGAATTGCAGCAGTGATTTTTGTCATATTACGCCTGCCTGCCGTTTAAAAACGGTGCTCGCGGCTGCCGTACAGAATTTTCTCAGCGAATTAGATAATTGTACGCTGGCAGATTTGGTTGAAGAGAATCAACCGCTTTATAAATTATTATTAATGGAGTGA
- a CDS encoding adenylosuccinate synthase: protein MGNNVVVLGTQWGDEGKGKIVDLLTERAKYAVRYQGGHNAGHTLVINGKKTVLHLIPSGILRENVTSVIANGVVLSPSALMKEMKELEEQGVPVRERLLLSESCPLILDYHVALDAAREKARGAKAIGTTGRGIGPAYEDKAARRGLRVGDLFDKATFADKLKEVMEYHNFQLVNFYQAEAVDYQQVLDSVMAIADILTSMVVDVADLLDQARQRGDRVMFEGAQGTLLDIDHGTYPYVTSSNTTAGGVATGSGLGPRYVDYVLGIIKAYSTRVGAGPFPTELFDQTGEFLCQKGNEYGATTGRRRRTGWLDIVAIRRAVQINSLSSFCLTKLDVLDGLPEVKICVAYRMPDGREVTTTPLAADDWQGIEPIYETLPGWSESTFGVKERSGLPQAAINYIARIEALTGVPVDIISTGPDRTETIILRDPFDA, encoded by the coding sequence ATGGGCAACAACGTCGTCGTACTGGGCACCCAATGGGGTGACGAAGGTAAAGGGAAGATCGTCGATCTCCTGACTGAACGCGCTAAATATGCTGTGCGCTACCAGGGTGGGCACAATGCAGGCCATACCCTTGTTATTAACGGTAAAAAAACCGTTCTCCATCTTATTCCCTCAGGTATTCTGCGCGAAAACGTCACCAGTGTTATTGCCAATGGCGTTGTGCTGTCGCCGTCGGCGTTAATGAAAGAGATGAAAGAGCTGGAAGAGCAGGGCGTCCCGGTGCGTGAGCGCCTGCTGTTATCCGAGTCCTGCCCGCTTATTCTCGATTATCATGTTGCCCTCGACGCGGCACGTGAAAAAGCACGCGGTGCCAAAGCGATTGGTACCACCGGACGTGGCATTGGCCCGGCTTATGAAGATAAAGCGGCTCGTCGTGGTTTGCGTGTGGGTGATCTGTTTGATAAAGCCACTTTCGCTGACAAACTGAAAGAGGTGATGGAGTATCACAATTTCCAGCTGGTGAATTTCTATCAGGCAGAAGCGGTTGATTATCAGCAAGTGCTGGATAGCGTGATGGCGATTGCCGATATTCTGACGTCGATGGTTGTCGATGTGGCTGATTTGCTTGATCAAGCGCGCCAGCGTGGTGATCGGGTGATGTTCGAAGGCGCTCAGGGGACGTTGCTGGATATCGATCATGGCACCTATCCGTATGTCACTTCCTCGAATACCACCGCCGGTGGCGTGGCGACGGGGTCCGGTCTTGGCCCACGTTATGTCGATTATGTGCTGGGGATCATCAAAGCCTACTCGACACGGGTGGGTGCCGGGCCTTTCCCGACCGAATTATTCGATCAAACCGGTGAGTTTCTGTGTCAGAAGGGCAATGAATATGGTGCCACTACCGGCCGCCGCCGTCGCACTGGCTGGCTGGATATCGTGGCTATCCGCCGGGCGGTACAAATTAACTCCTTGTCGAGTTTCTGTCTGACCAAGCTCGATGTGTTGGACGGTCTGCCGGAAGTGAAGATTTGTGTGGCCTATCGTATGCCCGATGGTCGTGAAGTGACCACAACTCCGCTGGCCGCAGACGACTGGCAGGGAATTGAGCCGATTTATGAAACCCTGCCTGGCTGGTCTGAGTCTACTTTCGGCGTAAAAGAGCGTAGTGGCTTGCCACAGGCCGCTATCAACTATATCGCACGGATTGAAGCGTTAACCGGGGTTCCGGTGGATATTATTTCTACCGGACCCGATCGTACTGAAACGATAATTTTACGCGATCCGTTCGATGCTTAA